In the genome of Streptomyces fagopyri, the window CCGCGCCACGACCTATGCGGACGTTGTCGTGCAGGACCGAGCCCTGGACGACGGCGCCCGGATCGACGAGGACCCCCGGCGAGAGCACCGACCGCGAGACCTGCCCCCGGATCAGACAGCCCGCGCTGACGATCGACTCGCTCGCGATGCCCCCGGCGCTGAACCGCGCCGGGGAGAGCTGACCGGAGTGGGTGTAGACGGGCCACCGGCGGTTGTAGAGGTTGAAGGCCGGGCGTTCGGCGATGAGGTCCATGTGGGCGTCGTAGTACGCGTCGAGCGTCCCGACGTCGCGCCAGTACCCCTGGTCCCGGGTGGTCTCCCCCGGCACGTGGTTCTCGCTGAAGTCGTAGAGCCGCGCCTCGCCGCGCTCGGTGAGCATCGGCAGGATCGACCCGCCCATGTCGTGCACCGAGTGCTCGTCCTCGGCATCCCGCTGGAGCGCCTCCACCAAGGCCTTGGTGGTGAAGATGTAGTTGCCCATCGAGGCGAAGACGCACCCCGGGTCGTCCGGCAGTCCCGGCGGGTCGGCGGGCTTCTCCAGGAAGCCCCGCACCGTCTGGCCGTCGGATCCGGGGGTGATGACACCGAACGACGAGGACTCGGCGCGTGGCACCCGTATCCCGGCCACCGTCACCCCCGCGCCGCTCTCGATGTGCTGGGCGAGCATCTGCCGCGGGTCCATCCGGTAGACGTGGTCCGCGCCGAACACCGCGATGTAGTCGGGCCGTTCGTCGTACACGAGGTTGAGGGACTGCAGGATCGCGTCCGCGCTGCCCAGGTACCAGCGCGGGCCGAGCCGCTGCTGCGCGGGGACCGGCGTGACGTAGTTGCCGAGCAGGCTCGACATCCGCCAGGTCGTCGTCACGTGCCGGTCCAGCGAGTGCGACTTGTACTGCGTCAGGACGCAGATGCGCAGGATGTCCGCGTTGACGAGATTGGAGAGCACGAAGTCCACGAGGCGGTAGGTACCGCCGAAGGTGACCGCGGGTTTCGCGCGGTCCGCGGTGAGGGGCATCAGACGCTTGCCCTCTCCCCCCGCCAGTACGATTCCCAGTACGGAAGGCCCCTCCCCCAGGTCCCGGCTCCACTCGCCCAGGGGGTGTCCCGATCGCCGCATGCCGCCGCCCCTCTACGCCCGCTCGGGCCGCGCCCGGTTTCCGGACAGGGCCCTGTTGCCGAAGTACGCCTCTGAGATGGTTACCCCGCTTTGAGGACTTCCTCGTACAACTGGACGGTCCTTCGCGCCACCGCGTCCCAGCCGAACTCCCGCACCGCGCGCTCCTGTCCGGCCTCGCCCATCCGCCGGGCGGCCGGAGGATCGGCGAGAACCGAGTCGAGGGCGCGCGCCAGAGCGGCCTCGAAGTCCTCGTCGACCGTCACCAGTACGCCCGTCACCCCGTCCTCGACGACCTCGGGGATACCGCCGACCCGGGACGCGACCACGGCCGTTCCGCAGGCCATCGCCTCCAGGTTGACGATGCCGAGCGGCTCGTAGACCGAGGGACAGACGAACACGGCCGCGTGGGTGAGGAGTTGGATGACATCCGGACGCGGCAGCATCTGCGGGATCCAGTGCACTCCCTCACGGACACCGCTCAGCTCCTGGAAGAGATCACGGAACTCCCGGCCGATCTCCGGGGTGTCGGGGGCGCCGGCGCACAGCACCACCTGCACCGCGGGGTCGATGTCCCGCACCGCGCGCAGGAGTTGGGGCACGCCCTTCTGCCGGGTGATGCGGCCGACGAACAGCACGTAGGGGCGGCCCGTGTCGACGCCGACGCGGTCGAGGACGTCCGTGCCGTGATCGGGCCGGTAGAGGGAGGTGTCGATGCCGTTGTGCACGACCCGCACCTTCGCCGGGTCCAGGGCCGGATAGCAGGCCAGGATGTCCTCGCGCATGGCGCCGGAGACGGCGATGACGGCGTCGGCGGACTCGATGGCGGTGCGCTCGGCCCAGCTGGAGAGGGCGTAACCACCGCCCAGTTGCTCCGCCTTCCAGGGGCGCAGCGGCTCCAGGGAGTGGGCGGTCATGACGTGCGGGATGCCGTGCAGCAGCTTGCCGAAGTGACCGGCGAGGTTCGCGTACCAGGTGTGCGAGTGGACGAGTTCGCGGCCTTCGAGGGCGGCCGCGATCGCGAGGTCGACCGAGAAGGTGCGCAGGGCGTCGTTGGCGCCGTCGAGCGAGGACCAGGGCCGGTGGCGCACGACGCCGCTCGCGGCGCCCTCGCCCCAGCAGTGCACGTCCAGTTCCGTGAGGGCCCGCAACTCCCGGGCGAGGAACTCGACATGGACGCCCGCGCCGCCGTACACGTCGGGCGGATACTCCCGGGTCAGCAGTCCCACTCGCACACAGAACCCCCCGTCGTTCCGGTCGGTTTCCCTCATGGTCACCCACAAGGAGCGCCCGCGGAAGACCACGGTCCTCAGGAACGGGACGTTGTTCCCCGGCGGCCGGCGGTCGGGTCCGGCGGGCGGTCGAAGCAGCAGTCGCCGCAGAGACCGCCGCCGGGAAGGCGGTAGTAGAGGCAGCAGCTGCGGCGGCGGAGCGTGCCGGGGGCGAGGGTGCCGGCCAGACCGGGCCCCGCGAGGAGGCCGACGGCCAGGACGCGGGCCCGCTCGGCCACGTCCGGGCGGCCGTGCGTGCGGGCCCAGCGGTCCAACTGCCGCCAGGCGCCCGCCAGGGCCGAGCCCGCGTTTCCTCGCAGCAGGCCCCGCGAGACACGGTACCGGGACCGCAGGGCGGCCTCCAGCGGGTCGAGATGACCCTCCCGCACGACCGTCCCGATCGCGCTCACGGGCAGGGCGCGCACCTCGGACAGCCACAGGTCGTCCGGGGCGCTGCCGTCCGGGTCCCAGCGCAGCAGTTCCGGATCGAGGTCGGGCAACTGCCCGTAGAACGCGGCGGCGCCCAGCGCGACCGACCAGAGACGGGCGGCCAGCGCCTGCTGCGCCACCGACACCGCGATCCGGGGCTCCGGGGCCCGCAGACCCTCCGCGACCTTCCGCACACGGAAAATCATCGGATCTCCGTAAACCTCCCCGGGATGATCGACTTCCGGCGCCGCGTACGCGCGCGCGAGGGTCGGCAGCGGCCCGCGCGGCGGCACGCCGGTGCGTAGTACGAAGAAGCCGCCGAGCGCGTCGAGCGCCGCGAGATCGGGATCGAGGTCCACGAACAGCAGTAGTACCAAGCCCCCTAGGGGATTCCACCGGCGGGGTTCCCCCTCGTGTCGCCCACCCAGGGGAGGACAAGGCGCGTGTCGTACTCCATCGGCAGTAGTACTCATTGCCTGCTCAGGTACGACGACGTGAAGGGCCGAACGAGGGATCGTAGTCACCATGAAGGCCGACCGTTCGCCGCACCGGGCACCGCGCCCACGCCGCACGCCGAGGAGGGACTCATGAGCGCGCTCGCGCTGTCCGTCCTGCTCTCGTTCGTCTCCGCCGTTGCGTACGCGGGCGGCGCGATCGTGCAGGAGCAGGTAGCGCTGACCTCTCCCGACCAGACGTACGCCCCGCTGCGTCGTCCCGGCTGGTGGGCGGCCGTCGCCCTGACCGGCCTCGGCGGCGTACTGCACGTGGTGGCACTCGCCTACGGGCCCCTGAGCCTGGTGCAGCCGCTGGGCGCGCTGACCATCGTGTTCGCCCTGCCCATGGCGGCGGTCTTCGTCGGCCGCCGGGCCGGGGCGACCGCCTGGCGGGGCGCGATCATGGCCACGGTGGGTCTCGCGGTGCTGCTCGCGCTGGTCGGCTCGGCCGACGCGCAGTCCCTGAGCACCACCCAGCGCACCGCGCTGGCCGTGGTGGCCGGCGGCGCGGTGGTGGCGTTCATGGTGGCGGGCCGCGCGGCGCACCGGAACCCGGCCGTGCGCAGCGTGCTGCTCGCGGTGGGGTCCGGCACGGCGTTCAGCATGTCCTCGGTGTTCACCAAGACGGTCGCGGTGGACTGGGCGCACCACGTCTCGCTCGCCGACCTGCCGAGCCTCGCCCTCATCGGCGCCTTCGCGACGGCCGGGATGCTGCTGTCGCAGGCCGCCTACCGCGGCGGCGGCCTCGCCGCGCCGCTGGCCACGCTGACGGTCGTGAACCCCGTCGTCGCCGCGGCCGTCGGCATCACGATGTTCGGTGAGACGTTCCGCTACGGCGAGACGGGCACCGTGCTCGCGCTGGCCTGCGGGATCGTCGCCGCGGGCGGCCTGATCCTCCTCACCACGGAGCAGATCGGCAGCACCGGGCGGCCCGCCGAGGACGCCACGGCCGGGCCGGCCGAGGACACGGGGCCCTGCTCCGGTTCCGGTCCGGACGACGGCACGGCCCGCGCGGTGGCCACGACACCCGGTCCCGTCGAGGAGTTGCTGCTGCTCGCGGTTCTTCCCGACCAGCCCGTCCCTCCGGCCCGCGAGGGCGCCGCCGGGCTCCGTGGGACCGCGATCGCCGCGGGGCACGGCGAGGACGTCCTCGTACCCCGTGTACCGACGTCGGTGACGGCGCCGTCCCCGGACGACGCGTCACCGCGGGACGCGTCCTCCGGCGAACTGGCTTGTTTCGGCCCCCTGTACGCGCCGTACCTACCGACGACGCCACTCTCGGAGCCCCGGCGCACCCGTGTCAGATCCTGACGCCGCCCGCCCGCAGATAGGCCAGCGGGTCGACGTCCGTACCGAAGCCGGGCCCCGTCCGCACCTCGAAGTGCAGATGCGGGCCCGTGCTGTTGCCCGTGGACCCGGAGCGGCCGATCCGCTGCCCCTCTCCCACGCTCTGGCCGTCCTTCACGGAGATCGCCGAGAGATGGCCGTACTGCGTGTAGCGGCCGTCGGCGTGCCGGATGACCACCTGGTAGCCGAACGAGCCTCCCCAGCCGGCGCTGACCACATGGCCCGCGGCGACCGCCTTCACCGAAGTGCCGGTGGGCACCGGGAAGTCGACGCCCGTGTGGTAGCCCTTCGACCAGGACGCGCCGGCGGCGTGGTACTGCGTCCCTGTCGCGGCGTTCACGGGGGCGACCAGCGTGTGCTTCTTGGTGGAGCGCTCCGGGGTTGCCTTGTGCGGGGTCTCTCTGTGCGGGGTGCGCTTGTCCGCCGCGGGCTTCTTCGCGGGCGCGGGCGCGGTCCGGTTGTGTGCGGGCGCCTGCGACGTGCCGCGCAGGTCGAGTCGCTGGCCGGGGAGGATCAGGTCCGGGTCGGAGCCGACGGTCGCGCGGTTCGCGTCGTACAGCCGCTGCCATCCGCCCTCGACGTGCCGGGAGCCCGCGATGCCGGAGAGCGTGTCGCCGTGGACCACGGTGTACATCTCGGCCGTGCCCGCGTGCGACTGGGGCGTGGTCTGCGGCCGCACGTCACGGACCGAACGCTTGACCGTCTGCGGTGAGGTGCTCGCCGTGGCCGTCCGCGAGGAACCGCCGGACGGGTCGACGGCGGGGGTGCCGCCGCCGCGCGTGAGGCCCGCGCGCACCGAGCAGACCGGCCAGGCCCCGGGCCCCTGCCCCTTCAGCACCTTCTCGGCGATGGCGATCTGCTGGTCCTCGGTGGCCTGATCCGCGCGGTGCGCGTACGCCTGGCCGCCGTACGCCTCCCAGGTGGACTGGGTGAACTGCAGTCCCCCGTAGTAGCCGTTGCCGGTGTTGATGCTCCAGTCGCCGCTGGACTCGCAGGCGGCGACCTTGTTCCAGGTGTCCACGTCGGCCGCGTGCGCCACGCCGGTGGCGATGAGCGGGAGAGCCATTCCCGCGCCGCCCGCCGTGACGGTGAGTGAGGCGCGGTTGATCCTGTTCGGCTGATACCGGCGGTGCCGGCCGCGTACGGCCATGTGGGAGCCCCCTCGACATGCGTCAGGAGCGGCAAAAGTAAACGCTGCGAACAGGCCAGGACAAGACGGCAATCGGCCGTGCTGCGACCGGGGGGCCGGCCGGTGGCCGACGGGCCGGGATCGGGCGGCCCGGCGGGCGGCCGAAGGCCCCGGGAGGTCTCCGACGACCGGGGGCCAAGGTCCGGGAGGCGTCCGGTGACGGGGTGGGCCGAAGGCCCGTGGACGCCCTCCTCCGCGAGACCGCCACTCGCGGCAGAGCGGCGTGCGCGGCGTTCGGAAACAGCGGGTGATATCTCTCGTGTGGGGATCTCCCCCGTCTCACCGCGTCGACGGCTGAGGTACCGGGGGGTTGTTCTGCGTACACATCCCCGACGCGTCAGGATGGCCAGAGGCGAAGACGGCCAGAGGCGATACTGACGAGCACGACCGGCACTACCGAATACAGGACCTCTTACAGGACCTTTTAGGAGCCAACCGTATGAGCACTTCAGCCCAGATCGGCGTCACGGGTCTCGCGGTCATGGGGCGCAACCTCGCCCGCAACTTCGCACGCAACGGCTACACGGTCGCCGTGCACAACCGCACCGTGGCCAAGACGAACGCGCTGGTGGAGGAGTTCGGCCACGAGGGCAGCTTCGTGGCCGCGGAGACGGCGAAGGAGTTCGTGGCGGCGCTGGAGCGGCCGCGACGTCTGGTGATCATGGTGAAGGCCGGTGAGCCGACCGACGCGGTGATCCAGGAGTTCGCCCCGCTCCTGGAGCCCGGCGACATGATCATCGACGGCGGGAACGCGCACTTCGCGGACACCCGGCGACGTGAGCGCGAGCTGCGCGGACAGGGCATCCACTTCGTCGGTACCGGCGTCTCCGGCGGCGAGGAGGGCGCGCTGAACGGGCCGAGCATCATGCCCGGCGGCTCACCGGAGTCGTACGAGTCGCTCGGTCCCATGCTGGAGAAGATCTCCGCGAAGGCCGCGGACGGCGCCCCCTGCGTGACGCACGTCGGCCCCGACGGCGCCGGACACTTCGTGAAGATGGTCCACAACGGCATCGAGTACGCCGACATGCAGCTGATCGGCGAGGCCTACCAGCTGCTGCGCGACGTCGCCGGGTACTCCCCCTCGCAGATCGCCGACATCTTCCGCACCTGGAACACCGGCCGGCTCGACTCCTACCTGATCGAGATCACGGCGGAGGTCCTGTCGCACGTGGACGCGGCGACGGGCAAGCCGTTCGTGGACGTGGTCGAGGACCGCGCCGAGCAGAAGGGCACGGGCCGCTGGACCGTGCAGATCGCGCTCGACCTGGGCGTCCCGGTCTCCGGCATCGCGGAGGCGGTCTTCGCGCGCTCGCTGTCCGGCCACGCCGATCTGCGGGCGGCCTCGCGCGGGCTCGCGGGCCCCACGGCGCAGCAGCTCGACGAGGTCGACGCCGCCGCGTTCGCCGACCGGGTCGAACAGGCGCTGTACGCCTCGAAGATCGTGTCGTACACGCAGGGCTTCCACGAGATCACCGCGGGCAGCGACGAGTACGACTGGAACATCGACCTCGGCGCGGTCGCCTCCATCTGGCGCGGCGGCTGCATCATCCGGGCGGCGTTCCTGGACCGCATCCGTGCCGCGTACGACACCCGGCCGGACCTGCCGAGCCTGCTGTCCGACGACACGTTCGCGCAGGAGATCGCGGCGGCCCAGGACGACTGGCGCGAGGTGCTGGTGGCCGCCACCCGCCAGGGTGTGCCGACGCCCGGTTTCTCTGCGGCCCTCGCCTACTACGACGCGCTGCGCGCCGAACGGCTGCCCGCCGCGCTGACCCAGGGACAGCGCGACTTCTTCGGGGCGCACACCTACCGGCGTACGGACCGGGAGGGCTCGTTCCACACGCTGTGGGGTGACGACCGCTCGGAGGTCGAGGCGTAGGCGTCCGCATCACCGAGGCCGTCACACCCCGGGTTCGGGGGTGTGACGGCCTCGTCATGCGGATCGCCGGGTGTCCCCACCCGTGTCCCCACCCGTCGGATCACCGTCCGCCGGGCTGATCACGACAGGGGCGGTCCCGGTTCGGGCTGCGGCACCGGCTCGGGCCCCGGCGGTACCGGCTCGGGTCCCGGTGGCGGCGGAACCGGGGACGGCCGCGGAGCGGGTTCCGGGGTGGGACCGGGACCCGGGTCGGGCGCCGGGTCGGGTGCCGGGTCGGGGAAGGGGTTCGGGTCCGGGAAGGGCTGCGGGCGGCCGGGCCCCGGCCCGGGAGTGGGACCCGGCTTCACCGGTTCGGGATACGGATGCGTCATCGTGTCCTCCAGCCAGTCGGTACGTGCCAGTCGGTACGTACCTGTCGGTACGTCGGCTCTGGACTTGTCCCACGCGTACCCGGCCCCCGCACGCCCACTCACCCCGTCGCGCGAGGGATGCGGGCCGGGCGGTCGGACGCGCGGACGGGCCGGCCCCGTGTCACGGACCGACTGCTTCCACGTTCTACGTGTTCTACGTGTTCTACGTGCGGACCGGCTGCTTCCGCGCGCGGGTCGGCTACCGGAGCGTGCGGGCTGGGCGGGTCCGAGCGCGGGTTGCGAGGCGTGCCGCGGCCGCCCCGGCCGCGAGTCCGGGCCGGGGACTCGACAGGACCGGAACCGAGGTCGTGGTCAGCCCCTGCGCCGGTGCCATGGAGGCCTGGGCGAGGACGATCGCGTCGGCGCCGGTGACCGAGTCCGCGGCCGCCGCGACCGCGGCGGCGAAGCCGTCCCGGTCACCCGCCTCGAAGCGGGCCCACGCGCCGTCGGCGAGCAGGGCACTGACCGTCACGGGCCGGCCGGCGGCGCGGGCCTCGTCCTCGACGAGGGCGAGGGTCGGCGCCAGGGTGCTCTCCAGCGCCGCCACCACGACGACACGCGGACCGGTCGCCACCGCGGCGGCGGCCATCGGGCGGTCCACCCGCAGCACGGGCACACCGGCCTCCGCGCGCTCGGCGATGCCGCCGATGGTCGAGCACGTGCACAGCACGGCGTCGGCCCCGTCCGCGACGGCCCGGCCGAGCGCCGCCCGCACCTCGCCCGCGACCGCGTCCGGGCCCTCGGCACGGGCCCGGGCCAACAGCTCCTCGTCCACCGTGTGGCGCAGTTCCAGGTCCGGATGGTCCTCGTCGCGCAGCGCGTCGAACACCGGAACGTGCACGGGCGAGGTGTGCAGCAGGGCGAGCACACCGCCCGTGGCCGGTACCGGAGTCACCAGCGGCGTCACAGGCACACGCGGCATCAGAAGCGTCCGGGGTGCGCCTTGAGCCACACCACCGCCGCGTCCAGCAGTTCCTGGGCGGCCGCCGGAGCCTCCTCGGGGTGACGTGCCGCCCACTTCACGACGTACGGGCACAGCGGCGCGACCACGATGCCCTCGCGGGCGGCGATGCCGTACAGCTCACGGGCGAGGGAGCCCGCGATGCCCTTTCCCTCGTGCGCGGGTTCCACGAGGGTGTGCACGGGGACGAGGGCGCGTGCGGGGGCTTCGAGGACGAAGTACTCGATGTGGCCCACCACCTCGTCCCCGGCGAGGGCCTCCAGACGGCCGGCCGGCCGGTCGTCGCGGATCTCGATGTCGCTCATGGGTACTCCTCGGGTCCGGGTTCCTCGACCCCTGCCCGCGGGCCCGTCGGTCGGACCGACGGCCTCGGACGCCCCCGGACTTCCTCGGCCGGGGCTCAGGCGGTGACCGCCTGGGGGCTGCGCTCCTGGTCCGAGCCCGGCACCGGCTCGGACGGGTCGGCGCCCAGGCCCACGATGCGGTTGTCGCGGTCCACGTGCACGACCCGCGGCCGCAGTGCCCGCGCCTCGGCGTCGGAGACCTGAGCGTAACTGATGATGATCACCAGATCACCGGGATGCACGAGATGTGCCGCCGCACCGTTGATCCCGACCACACCGGAGCCGCGCTCGCCCTCGATGACGTACGTCTCCAGACGCGCGCCGTTGGTGATGTCGACGATGTGCACGAGCTCACCGGGCAGCAGATCCGCGGCGTCGAGCAGATCGGCGTCGATGGTCACGGACCCGACGTAGTGCAGGTCGGCCTGGGTGACCGTGGCACGGTGGATCTTGGACTTGAACATGGTGCGCTGCATGAAGGCACTCCTGGAACTAGGCTCCCTGCCTGCGTTTTTGCAGGTCAAGGGCGGTTTCTCCACCCTACAACGACTCGAAGGCGCGGGCAGCGTTTCTCTACGCGCAACCGATGGCGGAAGCATCCGGGGGTGCGGGAGGGCGGCACCGGCGGTCGGTCCCACGGCGGCTGAGGCGACCGGCGAGCCGGCGTACCGGTCCGCAGCCCGGACGTGGAACCGGGCGGCCGTCGCCCGGCCCGGTGCGGCAGTGCTTCGTCTCCGCGCCCGGCGCCGTCGGTTCGGGTCCGCGTGTCCGGGTGCCCCCGGTGGTACGGATGAAGTCGACAGGTTCACCGCCTTACCAGGAGGCCTCATGTCCGAGCCGTCCGTCCTCGCCGCGCTGTTGTCCGGGTTGCGGGGTGGGTCGATCGAGATCGTCGACCTCACCTCCCCGCTGTCGTCGTCCACGCCGGTGATCCAACTGCCGCCCGAGTTCGGTCAGACGGCGGGGTTCGAGCTCCAGGAGATCAGCAGGTACGACGACCGGGGCCCGGCCTGGTACTGGAACAACTTCCGCAGTGGTGAGCACACCGGCACACACTTCGACGCGCCGAACCACTGGGTCACCGGGAGGGAACTCGCCGACGTGGCGTCGGTGCCGGTCCGTCGGCTGATCGCGCCGGCGGCCGTGCTGGACTTCACCGCCGAAGCGGAGCGGGACCCCGGCTTCCTCGTCGAGGTGGAGCATGTGAAGGCCTGGGAGGCCGATAACGGGCCGCTGCCCGACGGCGGTTGGCTGTTGCTGCGCACCGGCTGGGACGCCCGGTCGCAGTCGCAGGAAGCCTTCCTCAACGCGGACGAGAACGGCCCGCACACCCCGGGCCTGTCCCCGGAATGCGCGCGGTGGGTCGCGCAGGAGTCGCCGGTGATCGGTCTCGGCGTCGAGACGGTGGGCACCGACGCGGGACGCGCCCACGGCTTCGACCCGGCCTTCCCGTGCCACTCCTACCTCATGGGCAGCGACAAGTACGGCCTGACCCAGTTGCGGAACCTGGCCGCACTGCCGGCCACCGGATCCGTCGTCGTCGCGGGACCGCTGCCCATCGTGACGGGGTCCGGTGCGCCGGCGCGGGTCCTCGCCCTGGTCGAGCGCTCATGAAGGTCGCGGAAGCCGTCGGACGCGCCCTGACGGCGGCCGGGGTCGGCCATGTCTTCGGCGTGGTCGGATCGGGCAACTTCCACCTGACCAACGCCATGGTGGCGGCCGGCTCCCGGTTCGTCGCCGCACGCCACGAGGGCGGCGCGGCGACGATGGCCGACGCCTACGCGAGGATGAGCGGCACCGTGGCCGCGCTGACCGTGCATCAGGGATGCGGCCTGACGAACGCGGTCACGGGGATCGCCGAGGCGGCGAAGAGCCGTACGCCACTGATCGTGCTGGCGGCCGAGGTGACCGAGCCGACGTCCAACTTCCACGTCGACCAGGACGCGTTGGCGCATGCCGTGGGCGCGGTCACGGCGCGGATCACCTCGGCCCGGGACGCGGCCGGGCAGGCCGGCGACGCGGTGCGCCGAGCCCTGCACGAACGACGCACCGTCCTGCTCAACGTCCCCTTGCCGGTGCAGCTCCTGGACGTGCCCGAGGGTCCCCCGCCCGTGACCGCGCCGCCGATCGCCCCGGCCGCCGTCGAGCCGTCCGCCGCCGACGTGACGGCTCTGACCCGGGCGCTCGAAGGAGCCCGCCGGCCGGTCTTCGTCGCGGGCCGGGGAGCGCGCCCGCCCGGCTGCCGCGACGCCCTCGCGGCGCTCGCCGAGCGCTACGGCGCGCTGCTCGCGACGTCGGCCGTCGCGCGCGGCCTCTTCCACGGCGACCCGTGGTCCCTCGACGTGTCCGGAGGATTCTCCTCGCCCCTGGCGGCCGAGCTGATCCAGGGAGCGGACGTCATCGTGGGCTGGGGCTGCGCGCTGAACATGTGGACGACGCGGCACGGCCGGCTGATCGGTCCCCGGACCACGGTCGTGCAGGTCGACGACGACGCGTCGGCGCTGGGGGTGCACCGGGACGTGAGTCTCGGCGTCACCGGTGACGTGGAACTCACCGCGCGACGCGCGCTGGAGACGGCGGGCGCGCCCCGGCGGGGCTACCGGACCGCCGACCTCGCCGCGGCCGTCGCCGCCCGCGTGCGCTGGCGCGACGTGCCGTACGAGGACACCGGTGGCCGCGAGCGGATCGACCCGCGGACCCTCAGCATCGCGCTCGACGACATCCTGCCCGACGAGCGTGTCGTCGGCGTCGACTCCGGCAACTTCATGGGCTACCCGAGCATGTACCTGTCGGTTCCGGACCATTACGGCTTCTGCTTCACGCAGGCGTTCCAGTCCGTCGGTCTCGGCCTGGCGACCACGATCGGCGCGGCGCTGGCGCGGCCCGACCGGCTTCCCGTGGCCGCGCTGGGCGACGGGGGCGCGCTGATGGGCGCGGCCGAGTTCGACACGGTGCGCCGGCTCGGGCTGCCGATGGTGGTCGTCGTCTACAACGACGACGCCTACGGGGCGGAGGTGCACCACTTCGGACC includes:
- the glgC gene encoding glucose-1-phosphate adenylyltransferase — its product is MRRSGHPLGEWSRDLGEGPSVLGIVLAGGEGKRLMPLTADRAKPAVTFGGTYRLVDFVLSNLVNADILRICVLTQYKSHSLDRHVTTTWRMSSLLGNYVTPVPAQQRLGPRWYLGSADAILQSLNLVYDERPDYIAVFGADHVYRMDPRQMLAQHIESGAGVTVAGIRVPRAESSSFGVITPGSDGQTVRGFLEKPADPPGLPDDPGCVFASMGNYIFTTKALVEALQRDAEDEHSVHDMGGSILPMLTERGEARLYDFSENHVPGETTRDQGYWRDVGTLDAYYDAHMDLIAERPAFNLYNRRWPVYTHSGQLSPARFSAGGIASESIVSAGCLIRGQVSRSVLSPGVLVDPGAVVQGSVLHDNVRIGRGAVVRGAVLDKNVEVPPGATIGVNPERDAELYTVSGSGVIALGKGRLVS
- the glgA gene encoding glycogen synthase — encoded protein: MRVGLLTREYPPDVYGGAGVHVEFLARELRALTELDVHCWGEGAASGVVRHRPWSSLDGANDALRTFSVDLAIAAALEGRELVHSHTWYANLAGHFGKLLHGIPHVMTAHSLEPLRPWKAEQLGGGYALSSWAERTAIESADAVIAVSGAMREDILACYPALDPAKVRVVHNGIDTSLYRPDHGTDVLDRVGVDTGRPYVLFVGRITRQKGVPQLLRAVRDIDPAVQVVLCAGAPDTPEIGREFRDLFQELSGVREGVHWIPQMLPRPDVIQLLTHAAVFVCPSVYEPLGIVNLEAMACGTAVVASRVGGIPEVVEDGVTGVLVTVDEDFEAALARALDSVLADPPAARRMGEAGQERAVREFGWDAVARRTVQLYEEVLKAG
- a CDS encoding (2Fe-2S)-binding protein; this encodes MVLLLFVDLDPDLAALDALGGFFVLRTGVPPRGPLPTLARAYAAPEVDHPGEVYGDPMIFRVRKVAEGLRAPEPRIAVSVAQQALAARLWSVALGAAAFYGQLPDLDPELLRWDPDGSAPDDLWLSEVRALPVSAIGTVVREGHLDPLEAALRSRYRVSRGLLRGNAGSALAGAWRQLDRWARTHGRPDVAERARVLAVGLLAGPGLAGTLAPGTLRRRSCCLYYRLPGGGLCGDCCFDRPPDPTAGRRGTTSRS
- a CDS encoding DMT family transporter, whose translation is MSALALSVLLSFVSAVAYAGGAIVQEQVALTSPDQTYAPLRRPGWWAAVALTGLGGVLHVVALAYGPLSLVQPLGALTIVFALPMAAVFVGRRAGATAWRGAIMATVGLAVLLALVGSADAQSLSTTQRTALAVVAGGAVVAFMVAGRAAHRNPAVRSVLLAVGSGTAFSMSSVFTKTVAVDWAHHVSLADLPSLALIGAFATAGMLLSQAAYRGGGLAAPLATLTVVNPVVAAAVGITMFGETFRYGETGTVLALACGIVAAGGLILLTTEQIGSTGRPAEDATAGPAEDTGPCSGSGPDDGTARAVATTPGPVEELLLLAVLPDQPVPPAREGAAGLRGTAIAAGHGEDVLVPRVPTSVTAPSPDDASPRDASSGELACFGPLYAPYLPTTPLSEPRRTRVRS
- the gndA gene encoding NADP-dependent phosphogluconate dehydrogenase; translation: MSTSAQIGVTGLAVMGRNLARNFARNGYTVAVHNRTVAKTNALVEEFGHEGSFVAAETAKEFVAALERPRRLVIMVKAGEPTDAVIQEFAPLLEPGDMIIDGGNAHFADTRRRERELRGQGIHFVGTGVSGGEEGALNGPSIMPGGSPESYESLGPMLEKISAKAADGAPCVTHVGPDGAGHFVKMVHNGIEYADMQLIGEAYQLLRDVAGYSPSQIADIFRTWNTGRLDSYLIEITAEVLSHVDAATGKPFVDVVEDRAEQKGTGRWTVQIALDLGVPVSGIAEAVFARSLSGHADLRAASRGLAGPTAQQLDEVDAAAFADRVEQALYASKIVSYTQGFHEITAGSDEYDWNIDLGAVASIWRGGCIIRAAFLDRIRAAYDTRPDLPSLLSDDTFAQEIAAAQDDWREVLVAATRQGVPTPGFSAALAYYDALRAERLPAALTQGQRDFFGAHTYRRTDREGSFHTLWGDDRSEVEA
- a CDS encoding aspartate/glutamate racemase family protein, giving the protein MLALLHTSPVHVPVFDALRDEDHPDLELRHTVDEELLARARAEGPDAVAGEVRAALGRAVADGADAVLCTCSTIGGIAERAEAGVPVLRVDRPMAAAAVATGPRVVVVAALESTLAPTLALVEDEARAAGRPVTVSALLADGAWARFEAGDRDGFAAAVAAAADSVTGADAIVLAQASMAPAQGLTTTSVPVLSSPRPGLAAGAAAARLATRARTRPARTLR
- a CDS encoding GNAT family N-acetyltransferase, which codes for MSDIEIRDDRPAGRLEALAGDEVVGHIEYFVLEAPARALVPVHTLVEPAHEGKGIAGSLARELYGIAAREGIVVAPLCPYVVKWAARHPEEAPAAAQELLDAAVVWLKAHPGRF
- the panD gene encoding aspartate 1-decarboxylase translates to MQRTMFKSKIHRATVTQADLHYVGSVTIDADLLDAADLLPGELVHIVDITNGARLETYVIEGERGSGVVGINGAAAHLVHPGDLVIIISYAQVSDAEARALRPRVVHVDRDNRIVGLGADPSEPVPGSDQERSPQAVTA
- a CDS encoding cyclase family protein encodes the protein MSEPSVLAALLSGLRGGSIEIVDLTSPLSSSTPVIQLPPEFGQTAGFELQEISRYDDRGPAWYWNNFRSGEHTGTHFDAPNHWVTGRELADVASVPVRRLIAPAAVLDFTAEAERDPGFLVEVEHVKAWEADNGPLPDGGWLLLRTGWDARSQSQEAFLNADENGPHTPGLSPECARWVAQESPVIGLGVETVGTDAGRAHGFDPAFPCHSYLMGSDKYGLTQLRNLAALPATGSVVVAGPLPIVTGSGAPARVLALVERS